A window of Akkermansia muciniphila contains these coding sequences:
- a CDS encoding L,D-transpeptidase, translated as MPAPLSQAARLIQLAGAAFAVLGALVSCSRPDYQPTAIVKDGAVVSVRDQKMAVMRNGRVIKTYPVSTSKFGLGDKKGSCRTPLGAHRIASKIGTGQPKGMVFKSRKPTGECVAPNSPGRDPIVTRIMWLAGMEARNRNAHSRLIYIHGTAEERTIGTPASYGCVRMKSNDVYEAFNLLQTGDPVVIERCSIDASLKALAQSEKTQDSSLLVMAPAPVEEINTASIISHRRRASRPPAVALSRKHPASAGKKAASSKRAAVRKTARSPRPARGTRYSLR; from the coding sequence ATGCCTGCGCCTCTCTCGCAAGCAGCACGCCTGATTCAACTCGCCGGCGCCGCCTTCGCGGTGCTCGGCGCCCTGGTTTCCTGCTCCCGTCCGGATTACCAGCCCACCGCCATCGTCAAGGATGGCGCGGTCGTTAGCGTCAGGGACCAGAAAATGGCCGTCATGCGCAACGGCCGCGTTATAAAAACCTATCCCGTCAGCACCTCCAAATTCGGTCTGGGAGACAAGAAAGGGAGTTGCCGCACTCCTCTGGGCGCCCACCGCATCGCGTCCAAGATAGGCACCGGACAACCCAAGGGCATGGTGTTTAAAAGCCGCAAACCCACCGGGGAATGCGTGGCGCCCAATTCTCCGGGGCGCGACCCCATCGTCACCCGCATCATGTGGCTGGCGGGCATGGAAGCCCGGAACCGGAACGCCCACTCCCGCCTGATTTACATCCATGGCACGGCGGAGGAACGCACCATCGGCACGCCCGCCTCCTACGGCTGCGTCCGGATGAAGAGCAATGACGTGTATGAGGCCTTCAACCTGCTTCAGACCGGAGACCCCGTCGTGATCGAACGCTGCTCCATTGACGCCTCCCTGAAAGCCCTGGCCCAGTCTGAGAAAACGCAGGATTCCTCCCTGCTGGTCATGGCGCCGGCTCCCGTGGAAGAAATCAATACGGCTTCCATCATTTCCCACCGCCGCCGCGCCTCCCGCCCGCCTGCCGTAGCGCTTTCCCGCAAACATCCGGCCTCCGCCGGGAAAAAGGCCGCGTCCTCCAAACGGGCGGCGGTCCGCAAGACGGCCAGGAGTCCCAGGCCCGCCAGGGGAACCCGCTACAGCTTGCGCTGA
- a CDS encoding YqgE/AlgH family protein, translated as MAMMEHEDISNENLAGHLLVSAPYLEGGGFYHSVIFLSRVEEEFVIGHILNHPAGMNVGEVARHTDIPECLYTVPIFKGGPVERNQLIFAAFARTDDKLRVQFHLQEEQALEYAEDPHVALRAYVGHSGWTPSQLRRELNDRAWYVSPMVPDICLEPDSSKVWAMAMRRLSPLHHIMSHAPAQPSLN; from the coding sequence ATGGCGATGATGGAACATGAAGATATCAGCAATGAAAACCTGGCGGGCCACCTTCTGGTCTCCGCCCCCTACCTGGAAGGCGGCGGTTTCTACCACTCCGTGATCTTTCTGAGCCGGGTGGAGGAGGAATTCGTCATCGGCCACATCCTGAACCATCCCGCCGGCATGAACGTGGGGGAAGTGGCGCGCCATACGGACATTCCGGAATGCCTTTACACCGTTCCCATTTTCAAGGGAGGGCCCGTGGAGCGCAACCAGCTCATTTTCGCTGCCTTCGCCCGTACGGATGATAAACTGCGCGTCCAGTTCCATCTTCAGGAAGAACAGGCCCTGGAATATGCAGAGGACCCCCATGTGGCGCTGCGCGCGTATGTGGGCCACAGCGGGTGGACGCCGTCCCAGCTCCGCCGGGAACTGAACGACCGGGCCTGGTACGTGTCCCCCATGGTGCCGGATATCTGCCTGGAACCGGATTCCTCCAAGGTCTGGGCCATGGCCATGCGCCGCCTCTCCCCGCTGCACCACATCATGAGCCATGCCCCCGCACAGCCTTCCCTGAATTGA
- a CDS encoding YggS family pyridoxal phosphate-dependent enzyme — protein MSIQQNLEHILSRIRSAERRAGRPEGSARLVAVSKTFPAEDVRTCHDAGQRVFGENRVQEALGKIPSLPPDTEWHLIGPLQRNKVRKAMEHFTLIHAVDSLRLAQFMNTVAQETGKRPRILLEVNVGDENSKFGFSPEALEREWPELAALDHLEIAGLMCIPPPVENPEEARPYFRRLRELKETLSRKGGAPLTELSMGMSHDFETAVEEGATLVRVGTAIFGGRSYAPAP, from the coding sequence ATGAGCATCCAACAGAATCTGGAACACATTCTCTCCCGCATCCGCTCCGCGGAACGCCGCGCCGGGCGTCCGGAAGGGTCCGCCCGCCTGGTCGCCGTCAGCAAGACATTCCCGGCTGAAGACGTCAGGACCTGCCATGATGCGGGCCAGCGCGTTTTTGGAGAAAACAGGGTTCAGGAGGCCCTGGGAAAAATCCCCTCCCTTCCCCCGGATACGGAATGGCATCTCATCGGCCCCCTGCAGCGCAACAAGGTGCGCAAGGCCATGGAGCATTTCACGCTGATCCACGCAGTGGATTCCCTGCGCCTGGCGCAGTTCATGAATACCGTGGCGCAGGAGACGGGCAAACGCCCCCGCATCCTGCTGGAGGTGAACGTAGGGGATGAAAACAGCAAATTCGGCTTTTCCCCGGAGGCCCTGGAGCGGGAATGGCCGGAGCTGGCCGCCCTGGACCACCTTGAAATCGCAGGCCTCATGTGCATCCCTCCCCCGGTGGAAAATCCGGAGGAAGCGCGCCCCTATTTCCGCCGCCTGAGGGAGCTGAAGGAGACTCTTTCCCGCAAGGGGGGAGCCCCGCTGACGGAGCTTTCCATGGGCATGAGCCATGACTTTGAAACAGCCGTGGAAGAGGGCGCCACCCTCGTCCGTGTGGGCACCGCCATTTTCGGCGGGCGCTCCTATGCTCCGGCTCCGTGA
- a CDS encoding GTPase family protein — translation MLTGGKNVIPHAVRDVADAAAAFSARIGPDRHFDSQEAVEEALAECCSPQNVAVIGMTGSGKSSTLDALAGERFCSRVSSEATLVRWQYRPHPAPHTHEWVLDLFYPSDALLNLEFWDTIGLEQEDAPRKLKHIVPKSDAILVVISAREGSQAVLWDYLQTLEKRLRSRMVLVITHAELLSFDQLQSLKEELRATSRERLGVQLPLYPVTTAGDQAGEGVEALRTCVQEVLKRSPLTDKRVERLLLATDSLLEEQGKVLNELHRLSKMDSGFLTAIDREIDRIQLQMEDEMPARLKAYAQYVQDCVPRLGKKSARQMGRFLSIRRTMILHKLPPVIDEWFYELVKSGIEERHAYYNKEFLNICQTHWNHVRPRVKEQWDCDIGDFPTARLQADLEVYKERLGRSIYMPLKDFGIKPCLSKLFLDQEDVMRTELKLMLVMVILGALLGCFGEHAAGFACLAAALAVWVGGNVGLAWMQFRLSRQIVAAAAEMHVAVECGLRTPLYEAMISGLSDYRKLYADIRGQVAGGVEHLQPLLNARYDLFYKLTVQKHRFRI, via the coding sequence ATGCTGACAGGAGGAAAAAACGTAATTCCGCATGCGGTGCGGGACGTAGCGGATGCCGCCGCGGCATTTTCCGCCCGCATTGGCCCGGACCGCCATTTTGATTCCCAGGAAGCCGTGGAGGAAGCCCTGGCGGAATGCTGCTCTCCGCAGAACGTCGCCGTCATCGGCATGACGGGTTCCGGAAAATCCTCCACGCTGGACGCCCTGGCCGGGGAACGCTTCTGTTCCCGCGTTTCCAGTGAGGCCACGCTGGTGCGCTGGCAGTACAGGCCCCACCCGGCCCCACATACCCATGAATGGGTTCTGGACCTTTTTTACCCGTCGGATGCCCTGCTGAATCTTGAGTTCTGGGACACCATCGGCCTGGAGCAGGAGGACGCCCCCCGGAAGCTGAAGCACATCGTCCCCAAATCAGACGCCATCCTCGTGGTCATTTCCGCCCGGGAAGGCAGCCAGGCCGTCCTTTGGGATTATCTCCAGACGCTGGAGAAACGGCTCCGTTCCCGCATGGTACTTGTCATCACCCATGCGGAACTGCTTTCCTTTGACCAGCTCCAGTCCCTGAAGGAAGAGCTGCGCGCCACCTCCCGTGAACGCCTGGGCGTGCAGCTCCCCCTGTACCCCGTCACTACCGCCGGAGACCAGGCGGGGGAAGGAGTGGAAGCGCTGAGAACCTGCGTTCAGGAGGTCCTGAAACGCAGCCCGCTGACGGACAAGCGTGTGGAGCGCCTCCTGCTGGCCACGGACAGCCTTCTGGAAGAACAGGGGAAGGTGCTTAATGAACTGCACCGTCTTTCCAAGATGGATTCCGGCTTCCTGACCGCCATTGACCGGGAGATCGACCGCATCCAGCTTCAGATGGAGGATGAAATGCCTGCCAGGCTCAAGGCATACGCCCAGTACGTGCAGGACTGCGTGCCGCGGCTGGGGAAAAAGTCAGCCCGGCAGATGGGGCGCTTCCTTTCCATACGGCGCACGATGATCCTGCACAAGCTCCCTCCCGTCATTGATGAATGGTTTTATGAACTGGTCAAGTCCGGCATTGAGGAGCGGCACGCGTATTACAACAAGGAGTTTCTCAACATCTGCCAGACCCATTGGAACCATGTGCGCCCCCGTGTGAAGGAGCAGTGGGACTGCGACATAGGCGATTTCCCCACCGCCAGACTCCAGGCGGACCTGGAGGTGTACAAGGAACGCCTGGGCCGTTCCATTTACATGCCCCTGAAGGATTTCGGCATCAAGCCGTGCCTCAGCAAGCTGTTTCTGGACCAGGAGGATGTGATGAGAACGGAACTCAAGCTGATGCTCGTCATGGTGATTCTAGGGGCCCTGCTGGGCTGCTTTGGAGAGCATGCGGCGGGGTTCGCCTGCCTGGCCGCGGCGCTGGCCGTCTGGGTGGGCGGCAACGTGGGGCTGGCCTGGATGCAGTTCCGCCTGTCACGCCAGATCGTGGCCGCGGCGGCGGAAATGCACGTTGCCGTGGAATGCGGATTGCGCACGCCCCTGTATGAAGCCATGATCAGCGGCCTTTCCGACTACCGCAAACTGTACGCGGACATTCGCGGGCAGGTTGCCGGCGGCGTGGAGCACCTCCAGCCCCTGCTGAACGCCCGCTACGATTTGTTCTACAAGCTGACGGTCCAGAAGCACCGCTTCCGCATTTAG
- a CDS encoding 5-formyltetrahydrofolate cyclo-ligase, with protein sequence MAGIRPPAQFPGKRIFKEPAGMEGKTPQPGTIGGQAAAKREVRRMIRARIGALDAASLEAMSRSICRRVAALAQERDFYRIAIFAARPGEVDLLPLLDMLPDREWYFPLVHEGRTLSFHRVCHCGEFVAGCWDIREPGPACPELHPGEMDLIVLPGAAFTRDGKRLGYGGGFYDTLLVGPAAGVPLAGVCFPCQLLDDLPMEAHDRHVDMVITPDAE encoded by the coding sequence ATGGCTGGAATCCGGCCACCCGCGCAATTCCCTGGAAAGCGTATTTTTAAAGAGCCTGCTGGAATGGAAGGAAAAACACCCCAACCCGGAACAATAGGCGGCCAAGCGGCTGCCAAGCGGGAAGTGCGCCGCATGATACGCGCCAGAATAGGAGCGTTGGACGCCGCTTCCCTGGAAGCCATGTCCCGCTCCATCTGCCGCCGGGTGGCGGCCCTGGCGCAGGAGAGGGATTTTTACCGCATCGCCATTTTTGCCGCCAGGCCGGGGGAGGTGGACCTGCTGCCCCTGCTGGACATGCTGCCGGACCGGGAATGGTATTTCCCGCTGGTGCATGAGGGCAGGACGTTGAGTTTTCACCGCGTGTGCCACTGCGGGGAGTTTGTGGCGGGGTGCTGGGACATTCGCGAGCCGGGTCCGGCGTGCCCGGAACTGCACCCCGGGGAAATGGATTTAATCGTGCTGCCGGGCGCCGCTTTCACGCGGGACGGCAAGCGGCTGGGATATGGCGGCGGATTTTATGATACCCTGCTGGTCGGTCCGGCTGCGGGAGTGCCGCTGGCGGGAGTCTGCTTTCCCTGCCAGCTCCTGGATGACCTGCCCATGGAAGCTCATGACAGGCATGTGGACATGGTGATCACGCCGGATGCGGAATAA
- a CDS encoding ABC transporter ATP-binding protein → MDQPAAAEIVNLHKTFKTGLGKPVVHAVRGISMSIRQGEVYGLIGPNGSGKSTLMKALLGLVRPTEGLCTIFGKSSLSPDSKEEVGFLPENPYFYKFLTGAETVSFYGKLCGLSGKALKEKVRDLLDLVGLADAADRRLGGYSKGMLQRIGMAQALVQSPRLLVLDEPTAGVDPLGSRDIRNIIENLKGRGMTVFLCSHLLEQVQEVCDRVGVIFKGLLIAEGSMNELTRDSDKQEILLEHASPELLERLKETVRENGAAWLESGHPRNSLESVFLKSLLEWKEKHPNPEQ, encoded by the coding sequence ATGGACCAGCCCGCCGCCGCAGAAATAGTCAACCTGCACAAGACCTTCAAGACGGGTCTTGGCAAGCCCGTGGTACATGCCGTGCGGGGAATAAGCATGAGCATCCGGCAGGGGGAGGTGTACGGCCTCATTGGCCCGAACGGCTCCGGAAAGTCCACCCTGATGAAGGCCCTGCTGGGACTGGTGCGGCCCACGGAGGGGCTCTGCACCATCTTCGGCAAGTCCAGCCTGTCCCCGGACAGCAAGGAAGAGGTGGGCTTTCTGCCGGAAAACCCTTACTTTTACAAGTTCCTGACCGGAGCGGAAACCGTCTCCTTTTACGGGAAGCTCTGCGGCCTCAGCGGAAAGGCCCTGAAGGAGAAAGTCCGGGACCTGCTGGACCTGGTGGGGCTGGCGGATGCCGCGGACCGGCGCCTGGGCGGGTACTCCAAGGGAATGCTCCAGCGCATCGGCATGGCGCAGGCCCTGGTCCAGTCTCCCCGCCTGCTGGTGCTGGATGAACCGACCGCAGGCGTGGACCCCCTGGGTTCCCGGGACATCCGGAACATTATAGAAAACCTGAAAGGGCGCGGCATGACCGTTTTCCTGTGCTCCCACCTGCTGGAACAGGTCCAGGAGGTGTGCGACCGGGTGGGCGTCATCTTCAAGGGGCTGCTCATTGCGGAGGGCTCCATGAATGAGCTGACGCGTGATTCCGACAAGCAGGAAATCCTGCTGGAACACGCCTCTCCGGAACTGCTGGAACGGCTTAAGGAGACCGTGCGGGAGAACGGTGCCGCATGGCTGGAATCCGGCCACCCGCGCAATTCCCTGGAAAGCGTATTTTTAAAGAGCCTGCTGGAATGGAAGGAAAAACACCCCAACCCGGAACAATAG
- a CDS encoding dipeptidase produces the protein MNRLDQLATLLRFPSISAQKEHAQDVSDCADWLVDKLSGMGLEAAAHKTHLHPIVMARSPREEGKPTVLIYGHYDVQPVDPIELWESDPFEPEVRNGKIYARGATDNKGQLFAHILGVEELLRQNGGHLPVNVIFLLEGEEEVGSGSLSQFIKDHRDELACDVIVVSDTGMAAPDAPTFSYGLRGLAGAEIIVKGPSADLHSGVFGGAVANPITALAEIITSFHDEDGRVAVRGFYDGVEPIATWERSMWATVPGMSNEELAALTGVDAVVTESGFTGAECIFARPTLELNGIGGGYQGEGSKTIIPSHAFAKISCRLVPGQHPDKIETLLEEHVKSHAPKGVTVEFKRGHGGNAYVCDPNSEYGLAAQQALEEAFGSKPVLVREGGSIPIIEEMKRVLGADALMLGMCLPDARIHSPNENFPVDLFSKGIDMSQILLRRLGQIKH, from the coding sequence ATGAACAGACTGGATCAATTGGCCACCTTGTTGAGATTCCCCAGCATTTCCGCCCAGAAGGAGCACGCCCAGGACGTGAGCGACTGCGCGGACTGGCTGGTGGACAAGCTGTCCGGCATGGGGCTGGAAGCCGCGGCCCACAAGACGCACCTTCACCCCATTGTGATGGCGCGCAGCCCGCGGGAGGAAGGCAAGCCCACCGTGCTGATTTACGGCCACTACGACGTGCAGCCCGTGGACCCCATTGAGCTGTGGGAATCCGACCCGTTTGAACCGGAGGTGAGGAACGGGAAGATTTACGCCCGCGGCGCCACGGACAACAAGGGCCAGTTGTTCGCCCATATCCTGGGGGTGGAGGAATTGCTCCGCCAGAACGGCGGCCACCTTCCGGTGAACGTGATCTTCCTGCTGGAAGGGGAGGAGGAAGTGGGCAGCGGCAGTCTTTCCCAATTCATCAAGGACCACAGGGATGAACTGGCCTGTGATGTGATTGTGGTTTCCGATACCGGCATGGCCGCTCCGGACGCCCCCACGTTTTCCTATGGCCTGCGCGGCCTGGCCGGGGCGGAGATTATCGTGAAGGGCCCTTCCGCTGACCTTCATTCCGGCGTCTTCGGCGGCGCGGTGGCCAACCCCATTACGGCCCTTGCGGAGATCATCACCTCCTTTCATGACGAGGACGGCCGCGTGGCCGTGAGAGGTTTTTACGACGGCGTAGAACCCATCGCCACCTGGGAACGCAGCATGTGGGCCACGGTGCCCGGCATGAGCAATGAGGAACTGGCGGCGTTGACGGGGGTGGATGCCGTGGTGACGGAATCCGGATTTACCGGAGCTGAATGCATTTTTGCCCGCCCCACGCTGGAACTGAACGGCATTGGCGGCGGTTACCAGGGAGAGGGGAGCAAAACCATCATCCCCAGCCACGCCTTCGCCAAAATTTCCTGCCGCCTGGTTCCGGGCCAGCATCCGGATAAAATTGAAACCCTGCTGGAAGAACATGTGAAGAGCCATGCCCCCAAGGGCGTCACGGTGGAATTCAAGCGGGGCCACGGCGGAAACGCCTACGTGTGCGACCCGAATTCCGAGTACGGTCTGGCTGCCCAGCAGGCGCTGGAAGAGGCCTTTGGAAGCAAGCCCGTGCTGGTGAGGGAAGGAGGAAGCATCCCGATCATTGAGGAAATGAAACGCGTGCTGGGGGCGGACGCCCTGATGCTGGGCATGTGCCTGCCGGATGCGCGCATCCACTCCCCCAATGAAAACTTCCCGGTGGACCTCTTCTCCAAGGGAATAGACATGAGCCAGATTCTTCTGCGCCGCCTGGGGCAGATCAAGCATTGA
- the hprK gene encoding HPr(Ser) kinase/phosphatase, protein MFSKSKVKKVDFVTLSKFYGKYKEALQLELINSPAGLSRHICEPALNRPGLAIAGFYSYFANKRIQVFGSAELAYLQKLPEGMRKSRIQRMFRCEVPGIVFSRDQDPPQEIVELADEAGVCVFRTSLVTMKFVNSATIILENEFAESLTLHGCMVDVRGVGVLIRGKSGVGKSETALGLIERGAALVADDMVYVRNVGGELVASAPEMSRGFMEVRGLGIVNITTLFGLKSIRHNKRLDLIVTLIPAKDQEALDRLGLEREGLDVLGEKVLHVQLSVAPGRDIARLVEVAAMDYHLKDMGIDMAGEFNRRLMSNFQPPENQD, encoded by the coding sequence ATGTTCAGCAAATCCAAAGTGAAGAAAGTGGATTTCGTCACCCTGTCCAAATTTTACGGCAAATACAAGGAAGCCCTCCAACTGGAGCTGATCAACAGCCCCGCCGGCCTCAGCCGCCACATTTGCGAACCCGCCCTCAACCGCCCCGGGCTGGCGATTGCCGGGTTCTACTCCTACTTTGCCAACAAGCGCATCCAGGTCTTCGGCTCCGCGGAACTGGCCTATCTTCAAAAACTGCCGGAAGGCATGCGCAAATCCCGCATCCAGCGCATGTTCCGGTGCGAGGTGCCGGGCATCGTCTTCTCCCGGGACCAGGACCCGCCCCAGGAAATCGTGGAGCTGGCGGACGAGGCCGGGGTCTGCGTCTTCCGCACCAGCCTGGTCACCATGAAATTCGTCAATTCCGCCACCATCATTCTGGAAAACGAATTCGCGGAAAGCCTCACCCTGCACGGGTGCATGGTGGACGTGCGCGGCGTGGGCGTACTCATCCGCGGGAAAAGCGGGGTGGGCAAGAGTGAAACGGCCCTGGGCCTGATTGAACGCGGTGCGGCCCTGGTGGCGGATGACATGGTGTACGTGCGCAACGTAGGCGGGGAGCTGGTGGCCAGCGCCCCGGAAATGAGCCGCGGCTTCATGGAGGTGCGCGGCCTGGGCATTGTGAACATCACCACCCTCTTCGGCCTCAAATCCATCCGCCACAACAAGCGTCTGGACCTCATCGTGACCCTCATTCCCGCCAAGGACCAGGAGGCCCTGGACAGGCTGGGGCTGGAACGGGAGGGCCTGGACGTTCTCGGGGAAAAAGTGCTCCACGTACAGCTCTCCGTGGCTCCCGGCAGGGACATTGCCCGCCTGGTGGAAGTGGCCGCCATGGACTACCATCTCAAGGACATGGGCATTGACATGGCCGGGGAGTTCAACCGCCGCCTCATGTCAAACTTCCAGCCGCCTGAAAACCAGGACTGA
- a CDS encoding HPr family phosphocarrier protein, which translates to MVTKELTIINKLGIHARPAAQFVKLASKFDADIVVEKDGEEVDGKSILGLMMLAVGHGSKVTITAEGKDEQEALNALEDLISRKFEED; encoded by the coding sequence ATGGTTACCAAGGAACTCACTATCATCAACAAACTCGGCATTCACGCGCGTCCGGCTGCTCAATTCGTCAAACTGGCCAGTAAATTTGATGCAGACATTGTCGTGGAGAAGGATGGCGAAGAAGTTGATGGAAAGAGTATTCTGGGACTGATGATGCTGGCGGTAGGCCACGGCTCCAAGGTCACCATCACGGCGGAAGGGAAAGATGAACAGGAAGCGTTGAACGCGCTGGAAGACCTGATTTCCCGCAAGTTTGAAGAAGATTGA
- the ptsP gene encoding phosphoenolpyruvate--protein phosphotransferase produces MIQDPISTEETWLQGIPVSPGIALGKIKIQISGSKEPVAYEISPEEVDAELVRFHQALQATAEQIRALRERMIQISGEKDASIFDAHILLLQDKVILQQVQTELLRRHQNVEHIFYVVMQNYMEVLRRVDDPYLRAKTADMEDVMQRVINNLRSTEPQEDEEEEEEAQVLVAYDLTPSDTAAMDANLIHGFATEIGSSVSHTAILARSMGIPAVVGLDQALLKVESHAPAILDGYKGVLILKPTQETVEYYNRLQVEKEKAYKALEALRDLPTITRDGRNIRLSVNVEFPHEYSGIKEVGAEGVGLFRTEFFLLGNPAGMPDEEEQTRYYKKLAEGCAPHGVIFRTLDAGGDKLPCERLCTPEPNPFLGWRGIRVSLSRPELFKQQLRAILRACADTPGCGIMFPMISGYTEVITAKHLLQECREELEEKNIPYARDLKVGIMIEVPSAAIMTDVLAREVDFFSVGTNDLTQYTIAVDRVNNRVANMFRPTHPAVVRIIGMTITAGEKACVPTAICGEMAGDITLLPLLIGLGATSISVGVHLVPIIRYAIRNLDYGKCREMAQLALNAPNSRTIVDLSTALARQSYPALFE; encoded by the coding sequence ATGATTCAGGACCCCATTTCCACGGAAGAAACCTGGCTTCAGGGCATCCCCGTTTCCCCCGGCATCGCCCTCGGCAAGATCAAAATTCAGATCAGCGGGTCCAAGGAACCCGTGGCTTATGAAATTTCTCCGGAGGAAGTAGACGCGGAACTGGTGCGTTTCCACCAGGCATTGCAGGCCACCGCGGAGCAGATCCGGGCCCTGCGCGAGCGCATGATCCAGATATCCGGGGAAAAGGACGCCTCCATTTTTGACGCCCATATTCTTCTTCTCCAGGACAAGGTCATTCTCCAGCAGGTACAGACGGAGCTGCTCAGGCGCCACCAGAATGTGGAGCACATCTTTTATGTGGTCATGCAGAACTACATGGAAGTGCTGCGCCGCGTGGACGATCCCTACCTGCGCGCCAAGACCGCGGACATGGAGGACGTCATGCAGCGGGTCATCAACAACCTCCGCAGCACGGAACCGCAGGAAGACGAGGAAGAGGAGGAAGAGGCCCAGGTGCTGGTGGCCTACGACCTGACCCCGTCGGACACGGCGGCGATGGACGCCAACCTGATTCACGGGTTTGCCACGGAAATAGGCTCCTCCGTTTCCCACACCGCCATTCTCGCCCGCTCCATGGGCATTCCCGCCGTGGTGGGACTGGACCAGGCCCTTCTGAAGGTGGAAAGCCACGCCCCCGCCATCCTGGACGGGTACAAGGGCGTTCTCATCCTGAAACCCACGCAGGAGACGGTGGAATACTACAACCGCCTCCAGGTGGAAAAGGAAAAGGCCTACAAGGCGCTGGAAGCCCTGCGGGACCTCCCCACCATCACCAGGGACGGCCGCAACATCCGCCTTTCCGTCAATGTGGAATTCCCGCATGAATACTCCGGCATCAAGGAAGTGGGAGCGGAAGGCGTGGGCCTGTTCCGGACGGAATTCTTCCTGCTGGGAAATCCCGCGGGCATGCCGGATGAAGAGGAACAGACGCGCTATTATAAAAAACTGGCGGAAGGCTGCGCCCCCCACGGCGTCATCTTCCGCACGCTGGACGCCGGCGGGGACAAGCTGCCGTGCGAACGGCTCTGCACGCCGGAACCGAATCCTTTCCTGGGCTGGCGCGGCATCCGCGTCTCCCTCAGCCGTCCGGAACTCTTCAAGCAGCAGCTCCGCGCCATCCTCCGCGCCTGCGCGGACACGCCCGGCTGCGGCATCATGTTCCCGATGATCTCCGGCTATACGGAGGTAATCACGGCCAAGCATCTTCTTCAGGAATGCCGGGAGGAACTGGAGGAAAAAAACATCCCCTATGCGCGTGACCTGAAAGTGGGCATCATGATTGAAGTGCCCAGCGCGGCCATCATGACGGACGTGCTCGCCAGGGAAGTGGACTTCTTCTCCGTGGGCACCAATGACCTGACGCAGTACACCATTGCCGTGGACAGGGTGAACAACCGCGTAGCCAACATGTTCCGTCCCACGCACCCCGCCGTGGTGCGCATCATCGGCATGACGATCACCGCCGGGGAAAAAGCCTGCGTCCCCACGGCCATTTGCGGGGAAATGGCGGGGGACATCACCCTGCTGCCCCTGCTGATAGGGCTGGGCGCCACCTCCATCTCCGTGGGCGTCCACCTGGTGCCCATCATCCGGTACGCCATCCGCAATCTGGACTACGGGAAATGCCGGGAAATGGCCCAACTGGCCCTGAACGCCCCCAACAGCAGAACCATCGTGGACCTGAGCACGGCCCTTGCCAGGCAATCCTATCCGGCCCTGTTTGAATAA